Proteins encoded within one genomic window of Formosa agariphila KMM 3901:
- a CDS encoding CorA family divalent cation transporter, translated as MMIDVLLKSKDRIKAENVSEVPTELDFYIMQFLDYTDSDLRWLAEHYNLDFSIMKNYEDIEISSHFLENDNQAAFHFSIPYYNTSKKLVEEPLFIIISDAGLFLFSSSNMENYINDTYPNKAIQLQRTTDLKSLFNFQFAFIADYYADITENLSRKIKLLANSILIEKEFSSQEMDIITRFNFNNLLIKELLIETTRVFRLYMKSNWEQKMDIRSNIKDELNDLTVVSDYIQFNFDRLDDLKENVSNKIDLEQNYIFKTLTVVTVCISLPTFIAGVYGMNFNNMPETNSDYGYPIILIIMIFSAALPFLYFKKKKWL; from the coding sequence ATGATGATAGACGTTTTATTAAAAAGTAAAGACCGTATTAAAGCGGAAAATGTGAGTGAAGTCCCTACCGAATTGGATTTTTATATCATGCAATTCCTCGATTATACCGATTCCGATTTACGATGGCTGGCAGAACATTATAATCTGGATTTTTCAATTATGAAAAATTATGAAGACATCGAAATTAGTTCTCACTTTTTAGAAAACGACAATCAAGCCGCTTTTCACTTTTCGATTCCGTATTACAACACAAGTAAAAAATTGGTTGAAGAACCGCTTTTCATTATTATTTCTGATGCCGGCCTATTCCTTTTTTCTTCCAGCAATATGGAAAATTATATTAACGACACCTATCCTAATAAGGCGATTCAATTACAGCGAACCACAGATTTAAAAAGTCTCTTCAATTTTCAGTTTGCTTTTATTGCAGATTATTACGCCGATATTACAGAAAATCTATCGCGTAAAATTAAATTGCTTGCTAATTCTATTTTAATTGAAAAGGAATTTTCCAGTCAAGAGATGGATATTATTACAAGATTCAACTTTAACAATCTATTAATTAAAGAATTACTTATTGAAACTACTCGGGTATTTCGTTTATATATGAAGAGTAATTGGGAACAGAAAATGGATATTAGGTCGAATATAAAAGACGAGTTAAACGACTTAACAGTGGTCTCCGATTATATTCAGTTTAATTTTGACCGTTTAGATGATTTAAAAGAAAATGTCTCGAATAAAATTGATTTAGAACAGAATTATATTTTTAAAACCCTTACCGTAGTTACCGTATGTATTTCACTGCCTACATTTATCGCTGGCGTTTATGGGATGAATTTTAATAACATGCCCGAAACGAACAGCGACTATGGATATCCTATCATACTTATTATTATGATTTTTTCTGCGGCTTTACCCTTCTTGTACTTTAAAAAGAAAAAATGGCTGTAA
- a CDS encoding YdeI/OmpD-associated family protein, translated as MTAKDTEQFCPKNQDDWRTWLALHHKNKASVWLIIYKVNTPNQNLTWSEAVDHALCFGWIDSVKKSIDAERYMQFFTKRKPNSIWSRVNKDKVDYLSKNGLMADAGQACIDIAKTNGSWFIIDTVDALIIPDDLEAQFKNFEGSKAYYESLSNSVKKQLLYWIVSAKREDTRTRRILEIAESASKRIKPKPFR; from the coding sequence ATGACTGCAAAAGATACCGAACAATTTTGTCCAAAAAATCAAGACGACTGGAGAACTTGGCTTGCATTACATCATAAAAATAAAGCTTCTGTTTGGCTTATTATTTATAAAGTAAATACGCCTAATCAGAATCTCACATGGAGTGAAGCCGTAGACCATGCCCTTTGTTTTGGTTGGATTGATAGTGTAAAAAAATCTATTGATGCTGAAAGATACATGCAATTTTTCACCAAAAGAAAACCCAATAGTATATGGTCTAGGGTTAATAAAGATAAAGTTGACTATTTAAGCAAAAACGGATTGATGGCAGATGCTGGACAAGCTTGTATTGACATTGCTAAAACTAATGGCTCTTGGTTTATTATAGATACCGTTGATGCGCTTATTATTCCAGATGACTTAGAAGCGCAGTTTAAAAACTTCGAAGGTTCGAAGGCGTATTACGAGAGCTTGAGCAATTCGGTTAAGAAACAACTATTGTATTGGATTGTTAGTGCAAAACGAGAAGACACCCGTACAAGACGTATTTTAGAAATCGCCGAAAGTGCAAGTAAACGCATAAAGCCGAAACCGTTTCGATAA
- a CDS encoding dihydrofolate reductase family protein yields the protein MKKVKLYIAMSLNGKIAAADGGVDWLEAIPNPDDSDYGYSNFYDSIDTTVQGHATYKEILSWDIEFPYLSKRNYVFTRDETKRDDRNAMFVSKNPVDFMRDLKLKDGKDIWLIGGGQINTLLLNAGLIDEIQVYVMPIILTEGINLFEALPNETGLHLESSKTYASGAVEMLYTIK from the coding sequence ATGAAAAAAGTAAAACTGTACATTGCCATGAGTTTAAATGGAAAAATAGCCGCTGCCGATGGAGGTGTAGATTGGTTAGAAGCAATTCCAAATCCAGATGATTCAGATTATGGCTATTCAAATTTTTACGATTCTATAGATACTACTGTTCAAGGACATGCCACATATAAAGAAATTTTAAGTTGGGATATCGAATTTCCGTACCTAAGCAAGCGAAATTATGTCTTTACTAGAGACGAAACCAAGCGTGACGATAGAAATGCTATGTTTGTTTCTAAAAATCCCGTAGATTTTATGAGAGATTTAAAACTCAAAGACGGTAAGGATATTTGGCTCATTGGTGGCGGACAAATAAATACCTTGTTGTTAAATGCAGGTTTAATAGACGAAATTCAAGTGTATGTTATGCCTATTATCTTAACAGAAGGGATTAACTTATTTGAAGCTTTACCTAACGAAACCGGCTTACATTTAGAATCGTCTAAAACATATGCTAGTGGGGCTGTAGAAATGTTGTATACCATAAAATAG
- a CDS encoding peptidoglycan DD-metalloendopeptidase family protein translates to MLDISFSKLLNYLRDRDIRVLPLEFRSADYIALDLSETNLELQSVDSSSSQRLSIFINAYLKQNKAKVAFGGYLEVRTLYKRSAYFNSENQNTARNIHLGVDLWCDAGTPILAALDGHIHSFQNNTNFGDYGPTIILKHEVSNVEFYTLYGHLSLESISNIKVGQGVKQGQEIACLGTSAVNGDYPPHLHFQIIKDIATYSGDYPGVCNVSDLAFYTANCPNPNLLLKI, encoded by the coding sequence ATGTTAGATATTTCTTTTTCAAAACTTCTTAATTATCTAAGGGATAGAGATATTAGGGTATTGCCTCTAGAATTTAGGAGTGCCGACTATATCGCTTTAGATTTGTCTGAAACCAATTTAGAGCTACAGTCAGTAGATAGTTCATCGTCGCAAAGGCTGAGTATTTTTATAAATGCGTATTTAAAACAAAATAAAGCGAAGGTCGCTTTTGGTGGATATTTAGAGGTTAGAACCTTGTATAAACGGAGTGCTTATTTTAATTCTGAAAACCAAAACACCGCACGTAATATTCATTTAGGAGTCGATTTATGGTGCGATGCCGGAACTCCTATTTTAGCAGCTTTAGATGGACATATTCATAGCTTTCAAAACAATACAAATTTTGGCGATTATGGACCGACCATTATTTTAAAGCACGAGGTTTCTAATGTCGAGTTTTATACATTATACGGGCATTTAAGTTTAGAGTCTATTTCTAATATTAAAGTGGGTCAAGGTGTTAAGCAAGGACAAGAGATTGCATGTTTGGGGACTTCGGCTGTAAATGGCGATTATCCGCCACATTTACATTTTCAAATTATAAAAGACATTGCAACCTATTCTGGAGATTATCCTGGAGTTTGTAATGTATCTGATTTGGCATTTTATACAGCAAACTGCCCGAACCCAAATTTGCTACTAAAAATTTGA
- a CDS encoding outer membrane beta-barrel protein: MKKTLLSLAVVLLSTMSYAQFQVSASTGYAIASAGMKTGESINSSGTENHYGSYGEGVNFQIRGTYFFNESFGADLSFGYLNGADQTISKVDLPTQQVDAIARARAYGASLSMVYKFTNNVYGRFGALLKIGGKTEAVVSNRADLTQTQLDQFAAAGFTLPSGSYTQTNYVEDFHGVFPLGFVAALGYKYDLNSNFSLFAEAEYYGISLKRKDSELQSFNTDLYLPDGTLAQAGLYTMDNLPAGRALKITYSDELTHAEQADPSKELAQKVPYSSFGINIGITYKFNSASKVQ; this comes from the coding sequence ATGAAAAAAACATTACTATCATTGGCGGTTGTATTACTAAGCACAATGTCTTATGCACAATTTCAGGTATCGGCAAGTACAGGTTATGCCATCGCAAGTGCAGGTATGAAAACAGGAGAATCGATAAATTCATCAGGAACAGAAAACCATTATGGAAGTTACGGTGAGGGTGTAAACTTCCAAATTAGAGGAACCTATTTCTTTAATGAATCGTTTGGTGCAGATTTAAGTTTCGGATATTTAAATGGTGCAGATCAAACGATATCTAAAGTAGATTTACCAACTCAACAAGTAGACGCTATTGCAAGAGCTCGTGCTTATGGGGCATCTTTATCTATGGTCTATAAATTTACAAATAATGTGTATGGACGTTTTGGAGCCTTATTAAAAATAGGTGGGAAAACTGAAGCTGTAGTAAGTAATAGAGCTGATTTAACTCAGACGCAATTAGATCAATTTGCAGCAGCTGGTTTTACGCTTCCTTCTGGATCTTATACTCAAACAAATTATGTTGAAGACTTTCACGGTGTATTCCCTCTAGGTTTTGTTGCTGCTTTAGGTTATAAATACGATTTAAATTCTAATTTCAGTCTTTTTGCTGAAGCTGAATATTACGGAATTAGTTTAAAACGTAAAGACTCTGAACTTCAAAGTTTTAACACTGACTTATATTTACCAGATGGAACTTTAGCACAAGCTGGATTATATACTATGGATAATTTACCTGCAGGTCGTGCTTTAAAAATAACGTATTCTGATGAATTAACACACGCAGAGCAAGCTGATCCTTCTAAAGAATTAGCTCAAAAAGTACCATATTCTTCTTTTGGAATTAATATTGGTATTACTTATAAATTTAACAGCGCTTCTAAAGTGCAATAA
- a CDS encoding DUF1304 domain-containing protein translates to MEMIAQILVALVALEHLYILWFEMFAWDTVGKKTFDTLPAELFKTTKVLAANQGLYNGFLAAGLIWSFFISDPLWSKNIRLFFLACVITAGLYGAKTISKKILLVQAVPAILALIFVLLA, encoded by the coding sequence ATGGAAATGATTGCTCAAATTCTTGTTGCTCTAGTTGCTTTAGAGCATCTGTATATTTTATGGTTCGAAATGTTTGCTTGGGATACTGTTGGTAAGAAAACTTTCGATACGCTTCCGGCTGAGTTGTTTAAAACCACAAAAGTATTGGCTGCAAACCAAGGATTATATAATGGATTTTTGGCAGCAGGTTTAATATGGAGTTTCTTTATCTCGGATCCACTTTGGTCTAAAAATATTAGATTGTTTTTTCTTGCTTGTGTAATTACAGCAGGACTTTATGGCGCGAAAACCATCTCTAAAAAAATACTCTTAGTGCAAGCAGTTCCTGCTATTTTAGCATTGATTTTTGTGCTCTTGGCTTAA
- a CDS encoding alkaline phosphatase family protein — MIKLYKYYSLLLIVLSVIVSSCHPAKPLVNSSKQAQDTTDTPYVILISLDGFRWDYVNTYKPPALTDFIKNGTQAESLIPVFPSKTFPNHYSIATGMYPEKHGIIGNTFYNSSKDDIYKIGNREQVTDGSFYKGSPIWCHAENAGITTASYFFVGSEAEINGVRPTYYYDYDGRVKNSTRVNQAINWLKLPEEKRPHLIMMYFSDMDDIGHKYGPNNKAEIKNALFNLDSQLGDLFQGVKDTGLDVNILIVSDHGMTELQSSNFIPLETIKNEDEFLTIDNGSMLSIHPKENVDSSKIFETLKAKENHFKVYKTADTPGFEYTPKHKDWGSIQVVADSSYYFTSNKAIAHKKDIGQLHSGVHGFNPDYKDMHGIFYANGSAFKKGTTIEATKNINIYPLICELLGLEIPDNIDGDLGAIKDVIKN, encoded by the coding sequence ATGATTAAACTCTATAAATATTATTCACTATTATTAATAGTCCTTTCAGTTATAGTGAGTTCTTGTCATCCGGCTAAACCGCTTGTAAATTCAAGTAAACAAGCGCAAGACACTACAGATACACCTTATGTGATCCTTATCTCTCTAGATGGTTTTAGGTGGGATTATGTGAATACTTATAAACCACCGGCTTTAACAGATTTTATAAAAAATGGTACTCAAGCCGAGTCGTTAATACCCGTTTTTCCTTCAAAAACATTTCCCAATCATTATAGTATTGCCACAGGAATGTATCCAGAAAAGCATGGTATAATTGGTAATACATTTTACAACTCTAGCAAAGACGATATTTATAAAATTGGAAATAGGGAGCAAGTTACAGATGGCAGTTTTTATAAAGGTTCTCCAATTTGGTGTCATGCAGAAAATGCAGGAATTACCACGGCGAGTTACTTTTTTGTAGGTTCTGAAGCCGAAATTAATGGTGTACGTCCAACTTATTATTATGATTACGATGGTCGTGTAAAAAATAGTACTCGAGTAAATCAGGCCATAAATTGGTTAAAATTGCCCGAAGAGAAACGCCCACACTTAATCATGATGTATTTTTCAGATATGGATGATATTGGACATAAATATGGTCCAAATAATAAAGCTGAAATTAAAAACGCATTATTCAATTTAGATAGTCAATTAGGCGATTTATTTCAAGGGGTTAAGGATACGGGCTTAGATGTGAATATTTTAATTGTTTCCGATCACGGAATGACAGAACTTCAATCTTCTAATTTTATTCCTTTAGAAACTATAAAAAATGAAGATGAATTTTTAACCATAGATAATGGTTCTATGTTGAGTATTCATCCGAAAGAAAATGTAGATTCATCAAAGATATTTGAAACCTTAAAAGCTAAAGAAAATCATTTTAAAGTGTATAAAACAGCAGATACACCAGGTTTCGAATATACACCAAAACATAAAGATTGGGGATCCATCCAGGTTGTGGCAGATTCTAGTTATTACTTTACTTCTAATAAAGCTATAGCACATAAAAAAGACATTGGGCAATTACACTCTGGTGTGCATGGGTTTAATCCTGATTATAAAGATATGCATGGTATTTTTTATGCGAATGGTTCGGCATTTAAAAAAGGCACAACGATTGAAGCTACTAAAAATATAAATATTTATCCCTTAATTTGTGAGTTGTTAGGTTTGGAAATCCCTGATAATATTGATGGAGATTTAGGTGCTATTAAAGACGTTATAAAAAATTAA
- a CDS encoding SDR family oxidoreductase, with the protein MNLEHKVVIVTGASRGIGKEVALLLSKHGATVIVNHSNSTSDADQTVKTIIENGGKALAIKADVSNRDDVTRLFDKTIETYGKVDVLVNNAGVMKAKLIKDNTQDDFTKQFEVNVRGVFNTLQEAEAKLADHGSIINFSSSTAKLMFPTYAIYSATKAAVEQMTKVFSKEIGRGISVNALAPGPTETDLFLTGKSEDTLDKLKGMNAFNRLAQPIDIARIVLFLASDDSKWVSGQVIGANGAMV; encoded by the coding sequence ATGAATCTAGAACATAAAGTTGTTATAGTAACAGGAGCATCTCGGGGAATTGGTAAAGAGGTTGCTTTGTTATTATCGAAACACGGTGCTACGGTTATTGTAAATCATTCAAATAGTACATCTGATGCAGACCAAACCGTTAAAACTATTATTGAAAATGGAGGAAAAGCCTTGGCAATTAAAGCCGATGTGAGTAACCGTGACGATGTCACCAGGCTTTTCGATAAAACCATTGAAACTTACGGGAAAGTCGATGTGTTGGTAAACAATGCTGGAGTTATGAAAGCAAAGTTAATTAAAGATAATACTCAAGACGATTTCACAAAACAATTTGAAGTAAATGTTAGAGGTGTTTTTAATACACTACAAGAAGCAGAAGCTAAATTAGCAGACCATGGAAGTATTATTAACTTCTCGTCGTCTACAGCAAAATTAATGTTTCCAACGTATGCCATATATTCGGCAACCAAAGCTGCAGTAGAGCAAATGACTAAAGTGTTTTCTAAAGAAATAGGAAGAGGTATTTCGGTTAATGCATTAGCACCCGGACCAACAGAAACAGATTTATTTTTAACCGGAAAATCTGAAGACACCTTAGATAAATTAAAAGGTATGAATGCGTTTAATCGTTTAGCACAACCTATAGATATTGCTAGAATCGTATTGTTTTTAGCAAGCGATGACTCTAAGTGGGTGTCCGGTCAGGTTATTGGTGCAAATGGTGCTATGGTGTAA
- a CDS encoding haloacid dehalogenase type II: protein MKNNRRDFIKKTAMFGLASAAIPQMGIAGTASLNNELDQLTTRPKVLFFDVNETLLDLTVMKESVGQALGNRSDLLPLWFTTMLQYSLVSTVANQYNDFGIIGAAALQMVAANNGITITEADARQAILGPIRSLPAHPEVKEALQRLKDAGYKLVSFTNSSNKGVETQFRNAGLLDYFEARLSVEDIGKFKPHVDAYTWAARKMGVKPEECLLVAAHGWDISGALWANWKGAFISRPGAQLYPLSPKPEINESNLALVADRLIALKK from the coding sequence ATGAAAAATAACAGAAGAGACTTTATTAAAAAAACAGCCATGTTTGGTTTGGCTAGTGCTGCTATACCACAAATGGGAATAGCGGGTACAGCTAGTCTAAATAATGAATTAGATCAATTAACAACGAGACCTAAAGTGCTCTTTTTCGATGTAAACGAAACCTTGTTAGATCTTACAGTAATGAAGGAAAGTGTTGGACAAGCATTAGGAAATAGAAGTGACTTATTACCGTTGTGGTTTACAACCATGCTGCAGTATTCTTTAGTATCAACTGTAGCAAATCAATATAACGATTTTGGTATTATTGGTGCCGCTGCCTTACAAATGGTTGCCGCCAATAATGGAATTACCATAACTGAAGCAGATGCTAGACAAGCCATATTAGGACCAATTAGATCTTTACCTGCACATCCAGAAGTAAAAGAAGCGTTACAAAGACTAAAAGATGCAGGTTATAAATTGGTGTCTTTTACAAATTCATCTAACAAAGGCGTAGAAACTCAATTTAGAAACGCAGGTTTATTAGACTATTTTGAAGCACGATTAAGTGTTGAAGATATAGGGAAGTTTAAACCACATGTAGATGCATATACATGGGCTGCAAGAAAAATGGGAGTTAAGCCAGAAGAATGTTTATTAGTAGCAGCTCACGGTTGGGATATTTCTGGTGCTTTATGGGCTAATTGGAAAGGTGCTTTTATTAGCCGACCTGGAGCGCAATTATATCCGTTGTCTCCTAAACCTGAAATTAATGAATCTAATTTAGCATTGGTAGCCGATCGTTTAATTGCTTTAAAAAAGTAA
- a CDS encoding TetR/AcrR family transcriptional regulator: MQQGLKSELTKQIIIDEAFKQFYEQGFKTTSIDKIMKASKLTKGAFYHHYSSKKDLGLEVISLKVKKRVVEGMVLPLLQTGDALTILQSTFIERLKAFNIYEKQHGCPMNNFINEIGDFETAYQLALKQIINSWKSALVAIIERGKKEQTIKVNVSSQAVAIYLISAFEGIRGIRKLYDDDLVLDDYILGLSDYINQLKA; this comes from the coding sequence ATGCAACAAGGATTAAAATCAGAACTTACTAAACAAATCATAATAGACGAGGCTTTTAAACAGTTTTACGAGCAGGGTTTTAAAACGACCAGTATCGATAAAATTATGAAAGCTTCTAAATTAACTAAAGGTGCTTTTTATCATCACTATTCTAGTAAAAAGGACTTAGGCTTAGAAGTTATTTCTTTAAAAGTTAAAAAGAGAGTTGTGGAAGGTATGGTGCTTCCTCTGCTTCAAACGGGTGATGCCTTAACCATTTTGCAGTCTACGTTTATAGAGCGTTTAAAGGCTTTCAATATCTACGAAAAACAACATGGATGTCCAATGAATAATTTTATTAACGAGATTGGCGATTTCGAAACAGCCTATCAGCTCGCGTTAAAGCAAATCATTAATTCTTGGAAATCTGCTCTAGTTGCTATAATAGAACGCGGAAAAAAAGAACAAACAATTAAAGTAAATGTTTCTAGTCAAGCCGTTGCTATCTATTTAATTAGTGCGTTTGAAGGGATTCGAGGCATCAGAAAATTATATGACGACGACCTTGTTTTAGACGACTATATATTAGGGCTCTCAGATTATATAAATCAATTGAAAGCATAA
- a CDS encoding SDR family NAD(P)-dependent oxidoreductase, which produces MSNSKKVAVITGATGGIGFAVAQRLGKDGYTVILNGIEDEIGAERVAELTAAGITAEYYGFDMTKDEAVTENITKIGEKYGKIDLLVNNTGGIGVRARFEEMTTEQYRFVMALNLDSVFFASRAAIPFLKKGENASIINYTSNAAWNGAGPGAGIYSVSKGGVQSITRALAKDLAEYGIRVNAVSPGTIDTPFHAQIKATKPEVFASWANSVLLGRLGQPEEVAGVVSFLASDDASFMTAETVQIGGGQALGI; this is translated from the coding sequence ATGAGTAATTCAAAAAAAGTTGCAGTTATTACAGGTGCTACAGGTGGAATTGGTTTCGCAGTAGCTCAAAGATTAGGTAAAGATGGATATACTGTTATATTAAACGGTATTGAAGATGAAATTGGAGCTGAAAGAGTAGCTGAACTTACTGCTGCTGGAATCACTGCTGAATACTACGGATTCGACATGACTAAAGACGAAGCTGTTACTGAAAATATCACTAAAATTGGTGAAAAATACGGAAAAATCGATCTTCTTGTAAACAATACAGGTGGTATTGGTGTTAGAGCTAGATTTGAAGAAATGACAACTGAACAATACAGATTTGTTATGGCTTTAAACCTTGATTCAGTATTTTTTGCTTCAAGAGCAGCGATTCCTTTCCTTAAGAAAGGTGAAAATGCTTCAATTATAAACTATACTTCTAATGCAGCATGGAATGGTGCAGGACCTGGAGCTGGAATTTATTCAGTATCTAAAGGTGGAGTACAGTCTATTACTAGAGCATTAGCTAAAGATTTAGCTGAATACGGAATTAGAGTAAACGCAGTATCTCCTGGTACTATCGATACACCTTTCCACGCTCAAATTAAAGCTACTAAGCCAGAAGTTTTTGCTTCTTGGGCTAACAGTGTTTTATTAGGAAGATTAGGTCAGCCAGAAGAAGTTGCTGGTGTGGTTTCTTTCTTAGCTAGTGACGATGCATCTTTCATGACAGCTGAAACTGTTCAAATTGGTGGTGGTCAAGCATTAGGTATCTAA
- a CDS encoding MFS transporter has protein sequence MKVKGLRWFIIGLIFLASVINYIDRSALAVMWGNENLPGSISYDLGLTKTDYGNILNIFMVAYALGQLFSGKLFDKVGTRLGYVISIGVWGLSSFLHSTVRGFLGLAFFRSTLGLSEAGNWPGGVKSNAEWFPIKERAIAQGLFNAGASIGSVIAPPFIAMIFVAYGWRTTFMIVGSFGILWIIPWLLINKAGPKKHPWITEEEQQYILDGQSQADRDAEDNVKGLTLTQILSHREAWSIVVGRFFLEPIWWLFVGWMPIYLFDIYGFDVKEVGMFAWVPYVGAAIGSIAGGYVSGQIISKTNSIDKGRKTTILIGGIIMFLGLVATVFFGNTPERFVGIVFVVLFGFQFAIGNVQTLPSDFFNGKNVGSLAGLGGMVGVFSVIIMNFLVPIIAEVSYTPIFIAIAVFVPLGVGAIYYFAREIKNVE, from the coding sequence ATGAAAGTAAAAGGATTAAGGTGGTTTATTATTGGGCTCATATTTTTGGCTTCAGTAATTAATTACATCGACAGAAGTGCATTAGCAGTAATGTGGGGGAATGAAAACCTTCCAGGGTCTATTTCTTACGATTTAGGATTAACCAAAACAGACTACGGTAATATTCTTAACATTTTTATGGTTGCATATGCTTTAGGGCAATTGTTCTCAGGGAAATTGTTCGATAAAGTGGGAACACGTTTAGGTTACGTTATTAGTATTGGAGTTTGGGGATTATCATCTTTCTTACATTCAACAGTTAGAGGATTTTTAGGACTTGCATTTTTTAGAAGTACATTAGGTTTATCTGAAGCTGGTAACTGGCCAGGTGGAGTTAAAAGTAATGCCGAATGGTTTCCTATTAAAGAACGTGCCATTGCACAAGGATTATTTAACGCAGGAGCCTCTATTGGTTCTGTAATTGCACCGCCGTTTATTGCAATGATTTTCGTTGCATATGGTTGGAGAACTACCTTTATGATTGTGGGGTCTTTTGGTATCTTATGGATTATTCCATGGTTGCTTATTAATAAAGCAGGACCAAAGAAACACCCTTGGATTACCGAAGAAGAACAACAATATATATTAGACGGTCAAAGTCAAGCAGATCGTGACGCAGAAGATAATGTAAAAGGATTAACCTTAACACAAATTTTATCGCACAGAGAAGCGTGGTCTATTGTTGTTGGACGTTTCTTCTTAGAGCCAATCTGGTGGTTATTCGTAGGTTGGATGCCAATTTACTTATTCGATATTTATGGTTTCGATGTAAAAGAAGTAGGTATGTTTGCTTGGGTACCTTATGTTGGTGCTGCTATTGGTAGTATCGCCGGAGGTTATGTTTCAGGTCAAATTATATCTAAAACAAATTCTATTGATAAAGGACGTAAGACAACCATTTTAATTGGTGGTATCATCATGTTCTTAGGTTTAGTAGCTACAGTATTCTTTGGTAATACACCAGAACGATTTGTAGGTATTGTATTTGTAGTATTATTTGGTTTCCAATTTGCTATTGGTAACGTTCAAACTTTACCAAGTGATTTCTTTAACGGTAAAAATGTTGGGTCATTAGCTGGATTAGGTGGAATGGTTGGTGTATTCTCTGTAATCATCATGAACTTCTTAGTACCTATTATTGCTGAAGTGTCTTACACACCAATTTTTATTGCGATTGCAGTATTCGTTCCGCTAGGTGTTGGAGCAATCTATTACTTCGCTAGAGAAATTAAGAACGTAGAGTAA
- a CDS encoding FadR/GntR family transcriptional regulator, with product MKLGVLMNNDHDEIHNKIIAEIAELINSKNLEPGDKLPSERMLSEKFGVSRGLVRESINRLEFYGLLKSIPQSGTFVADMGIIAMNGMVKDILELTVPDFKSLVETRILLELKIVKLASLRRTEADLINIKNALEAYEEKIINGEKAVQEDLLFHLTIAKACGNSMLNAFMLKITPEIITNFRAYHVCGDDLTVSAINEHRVIYEAIKAKDTTKAREALKVHFKTLYQYCYNVE from the coding sequence ATGAAATTAGGAGTTTTAATGAATAATGATCATGATGAGATTCATAATAAGATTATAGCAGAGATTGCTGAGCTTATTAACTCAAAAAATTTAGAGCCTGGTGATAAATTACCTTCAGAACGTATGTTGTCTGAAAAATTTGGTGTAAGCCGAGGTCTAGTTAGAGAATCTATCAATAGATTAGAGTTTTATGGATTGTTAAAATCCATTCCTCAAAGCGGAACCTTTGTTGCCGATATGGGAATTATCGCAATGAATGGTATGGTTAAAGATATTCTAGAACTTACTGTTCCAGATTTTAAATCTTTGGTTGAAACCCGAATTCTATTAGAATTAAAAATTGTAAAATTAGCCTCCTTACGAAGAACTGAAGCAGATTTAATAAACATTAAAAATGCTTTAGAAGCTTATGAAGAAAAAATTATCAACGGAGAAAAAGCGGTACAAGAAGATTTATTATTTCATTTAACTATTGCAAAAGCCTGTGGTAATAGCATGCTAAATGCGTTTATGTTAAAGATAACTCCAGAAATTATAACCAATTTTAGAGCATATCATGTTTGTGGTGACGACTTAACTGTTTCTGCCATAAACGAACATAGAGTTATTTATGAAGCTATAAAAGCTAAAGATACAACCAAAGCACGTGAAGCGCTTAAGGTGCATTTTAAAACGTTATACCAGTATTGTTATAACGTAGAATAA